DNA from Daucus carota subsp. sativus chromosome 1, DH1 v3.0, whole genome shotgun sequence:
ATGCTTATGGTTTATAGGTGACTCGGCTCAAGTGTGGAGGATTTATATTTGCCTTGCGACTTAATCACACAATGTGTGATGCTGCTGGACTTGTTCAATTTATGACTGCTTTGGGTGAAATTGCCAGAGGTGCAAGTGTCCCGTCAATTCCTCCTGTGTGGCAGAGGGAATTACTTAACGCGAGGGTTCCACAGCGTGTTACGTGCACCCACCGGGAGTATGATGAAGTTGCTGACACAAATGGAACCATTATTCCTCTCGATGACATGGTTCATCGTTCATTCTTTTTTGGTCCCACTGAGATTCATGCCCTCCGTCAATTGATTCCTCCTCACCTTCGCAAGTGCTCTTCCTTTGAGCTGCTCACTGCTTGCCTCTGGAGGAGTCGTACTCGTTCCTTGCAGCCTGAACCTGAGGAGGAGGTCCGTGTGCTCTGTATTGTTAATGCACGAGCACGGTTCAATCCTCCCTTGCCTACCGGATACTATGGAAACGCATTTGCGTTCCCAGTAGCTCTGACAACAGCTGGAAAGCTCTGTCAGAATCCAATTGGATATGCCCTGGAGCTTGTCAGGAAAACTAAAGAAGATGTTACAGAAGAGTACATGAGATCTGTTGCTGACCTAATGGTTCTGAAAGACCGGCCACACTTCACAGTTGTACGCACCTATCTGGTGTCTGACGTGACACGTGCTGGATTCGGAGATGTTGATTTTGGATGGGGAAAACCTGCTTATGGCGGTCCAGCCAAAGGTGGGGTGGGTGCCATTCCAGGGGTGGCTAGTTTTTACATACCATTCAAGAACAAGAAGGGTGAGAATGGAATCGTGGTACCGATTTGCTTGCCAGCATTTGCAATGGAGAAATTTGTAGCCGAACTTGATGGCATGTTGAAGAAGAATGAGCAATCGGTCATCAACAATACTTCAGTTCATATAACATCAGCACTATAGAATTTGCTTAAATTTGTGTGTCTAAAGTCTAGTGAGAGTATTTGATTGCTAAAAAGAGAGTGAGAATTATGTAAGAATTATGCAAGTTGTTATACCAAATTATGTGTTTGTAAGTTTATGTTGAAATTGTTGtccattttcatccagattggTTTATAATTTTCAGACAACCGAACATGTCATAATAGTACACAACTGCTAAAACTTAAAAGCGGCATGATAAGTAATGCAGAGATCACTTGTATTTGCATGAGGAGAAAGGAGGCCCCATACACTCTTTCCCATGGCCAGCCACTCATTTGAATCTTGATTCTTGGCCACGCATCTGAATCTTGAGGCAATGAAGCAAATGATCAAGTGGAGGGGACAATTGTTCCTTTAATTTTTTCTTCCCTATTTtgatcagtgttgtaaaaagcagaaatcggacttaatcggtgaaatcacggaacaagaattaatcagggattaattgaattgatcggagattaatcggattgatagGTGATTAATcgaagatttaatcagttcggcgagctacggaacagggattaatcggtgattaatcagtGACTTTTAGAACACagattttgataaatgtttATGGAGTAATCTTTAGGACTGAAAATGCATTAAGTACTGGTCTTCTTGCCAAGTGATTAAGGCTTTTCAGTGTATATTGTCTTGGTTGTGTTGAAACAGAAATTGCAGAGACAGGAAAGAAACATGTGTGTCAAATCATGTTCTATTCTACAGGTGTGTCAAATATCTAAATGGATAAACAACCCTATACAACAAATAGAGTTGCATATTTTATTGTCAGATTTTAAACTcaccaaaaatataatttatagataCATTATACttatatagatatattaaatatataagaagataatccagaaaaatataattataaaaaatatattagataacaGGTTGATTTTATATCCTTAAAGAAGATAATGAAAATCCCTGCAGCAAGGAATGTGAAGGTGGCAGTACATTCTTTACCAATTCTAATGATCTAATTAATTCTTCTATTTGAGAAGCTAACATGTAGACTTCATCAGCTTGGTTCTTGACTACCCATTCTTCTATCATCCTGCATAAACCAAATCATTTGGACAtaagtttattaaaaaaaacaaagagacaAAGATGGCAAGAGTACTTCACGAACTTGTCAGCTTTCAGCCAAATTAGATTCATGCATTAAAACCTTGACGGACCCATAACCAAAAACAGCGAAGAAAGATGGCATGAGTATTTCTGGAACTTATTAGCTTTCAGCCAATATAGATACATGCATTAAGACCTGGATGGACCCATAACCATACTTGGCGTTATAGCAATTTATAAATTTACCTTTGGAGTGACGTGTTAAGTGAGGAACCATACAAGTACAGTAAATTGTCATGTAGGATGAAAAAGGCCAATTTTAAACAGCAAAGCAAGAAATAAGGTTTGTTCAAAAGAACAATATATTGAattcattttttcttttttgctaaataaaatgAGTTCACTTCCCTGTGTGAGAATTACATGTTTTTAAAACCAACAATATCGTGCacctgaatttttaattttgacagTATAAGCCTTAACAATGTACCAAATTGCTAGTGTTACAGAGCATTTGAGAATG
Protein-coding regions in this window:
- the LOC108207978 gene encoding benzyl alcohol O-benzoyltransferase, whose product is MSLAHNLSTTPLATKLASIYLQTPTHFMALQDYSLVFTVTRQSPELITPSKATPHEYKLLSDIDDQEGLRFQIPVIQFYAKKNDFVDARKMDPVKVIREALAKTLVFYYPFAGRLREGAGRKMGVDCTAEGVMFIEADADVTLEEFGDALQPPFPCLEELLFDVPGSAGVLDCPLLLIQVTRLKCGGFIFALRLNHTMCDAAGLVQFMTALGEIARGASVPSIPPVWQRELLNARVPQRVTCTHREYDEVADTNGTIIPLDDMVHRSFFFGPTEIHALRQLIPPHLRKCSSFELLTACLWRSRTRSLQPEPEEEVRVLCIVNARARFNPPLPTGYYGNAFAFPVALTTAGKLCQNPIGYALELVRKTKEDVTEEYMRSVADLMVLKDRPHFTVVRTYLVSDVTRAGFGDVDFGWGKPAYGGPAKGGVGAIPGVASFYIPFKNKKGENGIVVPICLPAFAMEKFVAELDGMLKKNEQSVINNTSVHITSAL